A single region of the Brassica rapa cultivar Chiifu-401-42 chromosome A03, CAAS_Brap_v3.01, whole genome shotgun sequence genome encodes:
- the LOC103858964 gene encoding uncharacterized protein LOC103858964, producing MESSIMNLKRKEKKSQSRRLGKYLKEQKGRIYIIRRCVMMLLCSRD from the coding sequence ATGGAAAGCAGCATCATGAATTTgaagagaaaggagaagaaATCACAAAGTAGAAGACTTGGGAAGTATCTTAAAGAACAGAAAGGGAGGATTTACATCATTAGAAGATGTGTGATGATGCTCCTTTGTTCACGTGATTGA
- the LOC103858961 gene encoding stress-induced protein KIN2 — protein sequence MADNKQNMSYQAGQATGQTKEKTSGMMDKAKDAAASAQDSMQQAGQQMKQKAQGATDAVKDKTGMNKNT from the exons atggCAGACAACAAGCAAAACATGAGCTACCAAGCCGGTCAAGCCACTGGCCAGACtaag GAGAAGACAAGTGGTATGATGGACAAGGCCAAAGATGCTGCTGCTTCAGCTCAAGACTCCATGCAGCAG GCTGGGCAACAGATGAAGCAAAAGGCACAAGGAGCTACTGATGCGGTGAAGGACAAAACCGGCATGAACAAGAACACCTGA
- the LOC103858962 gene encoding pentatricopeptide repeat-containing protein At3g02490, mitochondrial, with protein MRYQWRLILLRSYRSSFCSRFQVISNSTRSLTSLLHERSTFQPPQQSQCLYSVNRSFSSKPVIEEKPSPQAIVIDVFTRLNTKDEINKELDSNGIVISHDLALKALRSLESTPDVAQRLFLWVSEASPKKLSSKSYNTMLRILGVNGLVDEFWSLVDDMKKRGHGVSANVRDKVGVKFQEDGLESDLNRLKELFASGSMDNSVDKVCNRVCKIVMKDQWNAELEKQLRDLKLEFKSDLVKMVVEKLDVEPRKALLFFRWIDECGGFKHDEKTYNAMARVLGKEKFLDRFRNVIEEIRSGGYEMEMETYVRVSARFCQSRMVREAVELFEFAMAGRNTPTAHCCCLLLKKIVTTKKLDMDLFSRTVKAYTCNGNVMTDQMLQSVIKSLRSVDRFEQSNEVLKAMKEGGYIPSGDLQSVIASGLSRKGKKDEANELVDFMEASGDHLDDKAMASLVEGHCDANNLEEASECFKKMIGKEGVSYAGYAFEKLVLAYCNSFQARDAYKLFTELVKQNQLKPWHSTYKIMVRNLLMKKVARDGGFEEALSLLPMMRDHGFPPFVDPFLDYLANSGTGAEAFAFLKALTSKKFPSNLMVMRLFEAMLKSARHSEAQDLLSLCPSYIRRNADVLQLFSSMKPDQCSLEKPLPAPAQIEA; from the coding sequence ATGAGATATCAATGGCGATTGATTCTCTTACGGAGTTACCGTTCTTCATTTTGCTCCCGTTTCCAGGTAATCTCCAATTCGACCCGATCTCTCACTTCTCTCCTCCACGAACGTTCTACGTTTCAACCTCCGCAACAAAGTCAGTGTCTTTACTCTGTTAACCGAAGCTTCTCATCTAAACCCGTGATCGAAGAGAAACCTTCTCCTCAAGCCATTGTGATTGATGTTTTCACCAGATTGAACACTAAAGATGAAATTAACAAAGAGCTTGATTCCAACGGTATAGTGATAAGCCACGACTTAGCTTTAAAAGCTCTGAGATCGCTAGAATCAACCCCTGATGTCGCACAAAGGCTTTTCCTTTGGGTCTCAGAAGCTTCCCCCAAGAAACTCTCCTCCAAAAGCTACAACACGATGCTGCGTATCCTCGGCGTTAACGGACTCGTtgatgagttttggagcttGGTTGATGACATGAAGAAGAGAGGACACGGTGTGTCAGCTAACGTGAGAGACAAAGTGGGGGTTAAGTTTCAGGAAGATGGTTTGGAAAGTGATTTGAATAGGCTCAAGGAGCTTTTCGCTTCGGGCTCTATGGATAACTCTGTGGATAAGGTTTGCAATAGAGTTTGTAAGATTGTGATGAAGGATCAGTGGAACGCTGAGCTGGAGAAACAGCTGAGGGATTTGAAGCTTGAGTTTAAGAGTGATCTTGTGAAGATGGTAGtggagaagcttgatgttgagcCGAGGAAGGCGTTATTGTTCTTTAGGTGGATTGATGAGTGTGGCGGTTTTAAGCATGATGAGAAGACGTATAACGCTATGGCGAGGGTTTTGGGGAAAGAGAAGTTTCTCGATAGGTTTCGGAACGTTATTGAGGAGATTAGAAGTGGTGGTTACGAGATGGAGATGGAGACTTATGTCAGGGTTTCAGCGAGGTTCTGTCAGAGTAGAATGGTTAGAGAAGCTGTGGAGCTCTTCGAGTTTGCGATGGCGGGGAGGAACACGCCCACGGCGCACTGCTGTTGTTTACTTCTCAAGAAGATTGTCACTACTAAGAAACTGGATATGGATTTGTTTTCAAGAACTGTGAAGGCTTATACATGTAACGGCAACGTTATGACGGATCAGATGCTGCAGAGTGTCATCAAGTCTTTGAGAAGCGTTGATAGGTTTGAACAGAGCAATGAGGTGTTGAAGGCCATGAAAGAAGGCGGTTATATCCCTAGCGGTGATCTGCAGAGCGTGATTGCTTCGGGACTTAGTCGCAAgggaaagaaagatgaagccAATGAGCTTGTGGACTTCATGGAAGCCTCTGGGGATCATCTGGATGACAAAGCAATGGCGTCTTTAGTCGAAGGGCATTGCGATGCCAACAATCTTGAGGAAGCTTCAGAGTGTTTCAAGAAGATGATTGGCAAAGAAGGAGTCTCTTACGCGGGTTACGCATTTGAGAAGCTGGTGCTTGCTTATTGCAATAGTTTTCAGGCAAGAGATGCGTACAAACTCTTCACCGAGCTGGTGAAACAGAACCAGTTGAAGCCTTGGCACAGTACTTACAAAATCATGGTGAGGAATCTACTGATGAAGAAGGTAGCGAGAGATGGTGGGTTTGAAGAAGCTTTGAGTCTTCTACCTATGATGAGAGATCACGGTTTCCCTCCTTTCGTGGACCCGTTCTTAGATTACTTAGCTAACAGTGGAACAGGAGCAGAAGCTTTTGCCTTTCTGAAGGCTTTGACTTCTAAGAAGTTTCCATCTAACTTAATGGTTATGCGTCTGTTTGAAGCTATGTTGAAGTCTGCAAGGCATAGTGAAGCTCAGGATCTGCTGTCTCTATGCCCCAGTTATATCCGTCGAAATGCTGATGTTCTGCAACTTTTCAGTTCCATGAAACCTGATCAATGTTCTTTAGAGAAACCTTTGCCTGCACCCGCTCAAATCGAAGCCTAG
- the LOC103858959 gene encoding S-adenosylmethionine decarboxylase proenzyme 3 gives MALSAIGFEGYEKRLEVSFFEPSFFQDSKGLGLRALTRSQLDEILTPAACEIVSSLSNDHLDSYVLSESSFFVYPYKVIIKTCGTTKLLLSIPPLLKLAGELSLSVKSVKYTRGSFLCPGGQPFPHRSFSEEVSVLDGHFTKLGLSSVAYLMGNDDENKKWHVYAASSAQTSSDCNNNVYTLEMCMTGLDKEKASVFYKNETGGENGSMTDNSGIRKILPKSQICDFEFEPCGYSMNSVEGDAISTIHVTPEDGFSYASFEAVGYDFSTLDLSQLVTRVLSCFEPKQFSVAVHSSVGSNAYKPEISVDLEDYGCRERTFESLGEESGTVMYQTFEKLGKYCGSPRSTLKCEWSSNNSCSSEDEKDEGI, from the coding sequence ATGGCCTTATCTGCAATCGGTTTCGAAGGCTACGAGAAGCGCCTCGAGGTCTCTTTCTTCGAGCCTAGCTTCTTCCAAGACTCCAAGGGCCTTGGTCTCCGTGCTCTGACCAGGTCCCAGCTTGACGAGATTCTCACTCCTGCTGCTTGCGAGATCGTTTCCTCTCTCTCCAACGATCACTTGGACTCTTACGTCCTCTCTGAGTCCAGCTTCTTTGTCTACCCTTACAAAGTCATCATCAAGACCTGTGGCACCACCAAGCTCCTCCTCTCCATCCCGCCGCTTCTTAAGCTGGCCGGTGAGCTTTCCCTGAGTGTTAAGTCTGTTAAATACACTCGCGGCTCCTTCCTCTGCCCTGGAGGCCAGCCTTTTCCTCACAGGAGCTTCTCTGAGGAAGTCTCTGTTCTTGATGGTCACTTTACTAAGCTGGGTTTGAGCAGCGTTGCCTACTTGATGGGTAATGATGATGAAAATAAGAAATGGCATGTCTATGCTGCCTCCTCTGCCCAGACCTCCAGCGACTGCAACAACAATGTCTACACGCTCGAGATGTGCATGACTGGTCTTGACAAGGAGAAAGCCTCTGTCTTCTACAAGAATGAAACTGGTGGGGAGAATGGATCGATGACCGACAACTCTGGAATCAGAAAGATCCTCCCTAAGTCCCAAATCTGCGACTTTGAGTTCGAGCCCTGTGGCTACTCTATGAACTCCGTTGAAGGAGATGCAATCTCCACTATCCATGTGACCCCTGAGGATGGGTTTAGCTACGCTAGCTTCGAAGCCGTGGGTTATGACTTCAGCACTCTCGACCTGAGCCAGCTTGTGACAAGGGTTCTGTCTTGCTTTGAGCCAAAGCAATTCTCTGTGGCCGTGCACTCGAGCGTTGGATCGAACGCGTACAAGCCGGAGATCAGTGTGGACTTGGAAGACTATGGGTGCAGAGAGAGGACATTTGAGTCTCTTGGGGAAGAGAGTGGGACGGTTATGTATCAGACGTTTGAGAAGCTTGGCAAGTACTGTGGATCGCCTAGATCTACCTTGAAGTGTGAGTGGAGCAGCAACAATAGCTGCAGCAGCGAGGACGAGAAGGACGAGGGAATCTAG